A region of the Bryobacteraceae bacterium genome:
CAGAACATAATCGCCCGGTTTTGCTTCGGGCACGTACGCCAGGGACGCTTCCTTCACCACGCCGCCGAAGCGGACCCGCGCAACGCGAGTCAGCGGATCGTCGCCGAGGATCTCAACAATTTCGCCAGGGATCGCCAGGCACATCGAGCTTCACCTCCCAGCCTGCCGCAAGAAGCTGTCCCGCCGCCAGCCCGCCGTCGTTCGGGGGCAGGGCGCGGTGCAGAAACACGCGGAATCCGGCCCGCCGGAGCCTTTCGGCGGCGAGCTCCGCAAGCAGCGCGTTCTGAAAACACCCGCCCGTCAACACCACCTGCTCCACCCG
Encoded here:
- a CDS encoding hydrogenase, with amino-acid sequence MCLAIPGEIVEILGDDPLTRVARVRFGGVVKEASLAYVPEAKPGDYVLVHAGFALQTVDEEEARRTLELFEQLEQAQQEGGP